One window from the genome of Paracoccus marcusii encodes:
- a CDS encoding bifunctional transcriptional activator/DNA repair enzyme AdaA, whose product MPDHDDLYAALLARDPGYEGRALVGVTSTGIFCRLTCPARKPRRDNCRWFADAAAARAAGFRPCLRCRPEGQVPPLVATLGAALAADPARRWSEAELTALGHDPSTVRRLFRQHLGTSFLQLARAARLRAGLTTLTQGGRMIDAQLDAGFDSASGFRQAFARLFGHAPHQMRGAADLRADWIDTPLGGMIAIADDDALHLLEFTDRKALPQGLRRLSVMAGGRIGLGRTAVTDRAEAALARFFAGSDGRLDLPVRLRGTPFQTRVWQELQAIPAGRTRSYAQLAAAIGHPTAVRAVAAANGANRLALVVPCHRVIGTDGTMTGYAGGLWRKERLIALERGYGIT is encoded by the coding sequence ATGCCGGACCATGACGATCTGTATGCCGCGCTGCTGGCGCGCGATCCGGGATATGAGGGGCGGGCGCTGGTCGGCGTCACCTCGACCGGGATCTTTTGCCGGCTGACCTGTCCGGCGCGCAAGCCGCGGCGCGACAACTGCCGCTGGTTCGCGGATGCCGCCGCCGCGCGGGCCGCGGGGTTCCGCCCCTGCCTGCGCTGCCGTCCCGAAGGGCAGGTGCCGCCGCTGGTCGCCACGTTGGGCGCGGCGCTGGCCGCCGACCCCGCCCGCCGCTGGTCCGAGGCGGAGCTGACCGCCCTGGGGCATGACCCCTCGACCGTGCGGCGGCTGTTCCGCCAGCATCTGGGCACCAGCTTTCTGCAGCTGGCGCGCGCGGCACGGCTGCGCGCGGGCCTGACCACATTGACGCAAGGAGGCAGGATGATCGACGCACAGCTGGACGCGGGATTCGATTCGGCATCGGGGTTCCGGCAGGCCTTTGCACGCCTGTTCGGGCATGCGCCGCACCAGATGCGGGGGGCCGCGGACCTGCGCGCGGACTGGATCGATACGCCCCTGGGCGGGATGATCGCCATCGCCGATGACGACGCCCTGCACCTGCTGGAATTCACCGACCGCAAGGCGCTGCCCCAGGGGCTGCGGCGGCTGTCGGTGATGGCGGGGGGGCGGATCGGGCTGGGCCGCACCGCGGTGACCGACCGGGCCGAGGCCGCCTTGGCCCGGTTCTTCGCGGGCAGCGACGGGCGGCTGGACCTGCCGGTGCGCCTGCGCGGCACGCCGTTCCAGACCCGCGTCTGGCAGGAACTGCAGGCGATTCCCGCGGGCCGAACGCGCAGCTATGCGCAGCTTGCCGCGGCCATCGGCCATCCGACCGCCGTCCGCGCGGTCGCGGCGGCCAATGGGGCGAACCGGCTGGCGCTGGTCGTGCCCTGTCACCGGGTAATCGGCACAGATGGCACCATGACCGGATATGCGGGCGGCCTGTGGCGCAAGGAGCGCCTGATCGCGCTGGAGCGCGGCTATGGAATCACCTGA